One window of Mesorhizobium sp. WSM4904 genomic DNA carries:
- the cyoB gene encoding cytochrome o ubiquinol oxidase subunit I codes for MLGKLDWSAIPFDQPIPLGAALIVFLAAAAVLIWITAKGYWPYLWHEWITSVDHKRIGVMYIVLAALMLFRGFVDAVMMRTQQVMAIHGPGYLPPEHYDQVFSAHGTIMIFFAAMPFVIGLMNFVVPLQLGIRDVAFPTLNSVSFWLTATGALLVNVSLVVGEFARTGWLPYAPLSESTYSPGVGVDYYLWSIQISGVGTLLTGVNLATTILKMRAPGMGYLHMPMFCWTSLASNLLIVAAFPILTATLAMLTLDRYLGFHFFTNEAGGNQMMFVNLIWAWGHPEVYILVLPAFGIYSEIFSTFSSKPLFGYRSMVAATLFICIVSFMVWLHHFFTMGAGADVNAAFGIATSVIAVGTGVKIYNWLFTMYGGRVRFDTPMLWALAFVTTFVIGGMTGVLLAVPPADFMLHNSLFLVAHFHNVIISGVLFAAFAGLTYWFPKAFGFRLHEGWGKAAFWFTLAGYMLVFVPLYIVGLLGMTRRLQHIDMDLWTPWLVVAAFGIAVMIVGAACQVAQLVVSIRHRQELRDETGDPWDGRTLEWSTSSPPPFFNYARLPYVENEEPYWTVKQRVMEGQRAIEGQGPTEDESYEPVEMPRNSPTGFVAAFFSTLIGFALIWHIWWLAIVGFIGAYITFVVFAWREHGDYEIPASEVERIDRDGKAAQLAWIRRRERVA; via the coding sequence ATGCTCGGCAAGCTCGACTGGTCGGCCATTCCCTTCGATCAGCCCATTCCGCTGGGTGCCGCCCTCATCGTCTTCCTGGCGGCGGCCGCGGTGCTGATCTGGATAACGGCCAAAGGCTACTGGCCCTATCTCTGGCACGAGTGGATAACCTCGGTCGACCACAAGCGCATCGGCGTCATGTATATCGTGCTGGCGGCGCTGATGCTTTTTCGCGGCTTCGTCGACGCCGTCATGATGCGCACCCAGCAGGTGATGGCCATCCACGGGCCGGGCTACCTGCCGCCGGAACATTACGACCAGGTATTTTCGGCCCACGGCACGATCATGATCTTCTTCGCCGCGATGCCCTTCGTCATCGGGCTGATGAATTTCGTCGTGCCGCTGCAGCTCGGCATCCGCGACGTCGCCTTCCCGACGCTGAATTCGGTCAGCTTCTGGCTGACGGCGACCGGCGCGCTGCTGGTCAACGTCTCGCTCGTCGTCGGCGAGTTCGCGCGCACCGGCTGGCTGCCCTATGCGCCGCTGTCGGAGAGCACCTATTCGCCGGGCGTCGGCGTCGACTACTATCTCTGGTCGATCCAGATCTCCGGCGTCGGCACACTGCTCACCGGCGTCAACCTGGCGACGACCATCCTCAAGATGCGCGCGCCCGGCATGGGGTATCTGCACATGCCGATGTTCTGCTGGACCTCGCTCGCCTCCAACCTGCTGATCGTCGCGGCTTTCCCGATCCTCACCGCCACGCTCGCCATGCTCACGCTCGACCGCTATCTCGGCTTCCATTTCTTCACCAACGAAGCCGGCGGCAACCAGATGATGTTCGTCAACCTCATCTGGGCCTGGGGCCACCCGGAAGTCTACATCCTCGTGCTGCCCGCCTTCGGCATCTATTCCGAGATCTTCTCGACCTTCTCGTCGAAGCCGCTGTTCGGCTACCGCTCGATGGTGGCGGCGACGCTGTTCATCTGCATCGTCTCCTTCATGGTCTGGCTGCACCACTTCTTCACCATGGGCGCCGGTGCCGACGTCAACGCGGCCTTCGGCATCGCCACCTCCGTCATCGCCGTCGGCACCGGGGTCAAGATCTACAACTGGCTCTTCACCATGTATGGCGGGCGCGTGCGCTTCGACACGCCGATGCTGTGGGCGCTGGCCTTCGTCACCACCTTCGTCATCGGCGGCATGACCGGTGTGCTGCTTGCCGTTCCGCCGGCCGACTTCATGTTGCACAATTCGCTTTTCCTCGTGGCGCACTTCCACAACGTCATCATTTCGGGCGTGCTGTTCGCAGCCTTTGCCGGTCTCACCTACTGGTTCCCGAAAGCCTTCGGCTTCCGGCTGCATGAGGGCTGGGGCAAGGCGGCGTTCTGGTTCACGCTTGCCGGCTACATGCTGGTCTTCGTGCCGCTCTACATCGTCGGCCTGCTCGGCATGACGCGCCGCCTCCAGCATATCGACATGGACCTGTGGACGCCGTGGCTGGTGGTGGCGGCCTTCGGCATCGCGGTGATGATCGTCGGCGCGGCGTGCCAGGTCGCGCAGCTCGTCGTCTCGATCAGACATCGCCAGGAGCTGCGCGACGAGACCGGCGACCCCTGGGACGGTCGCACGCTGGAATGGTCGACGTCCTCCCCGCCGCCTTTCTTCAACTATGCGCGACTGCCCTATGTCGAGAACGAGGAGCCCTACTGGACCGTCAAGCAACGGGTGATGGAGGGGCAGCGGGCAATCGAGGGGCAAGGCCCGACCGAGGACGAAAGCTATGAGCCGGTCGAGATGCCACGCAACAGCCCGACGGGCTTCGTCGCCGCCTTCTTCAGCACGCTGATCGGCTTCGCGCTGATCTGGCACATCTGGTGGCTGGCGATCGTCGGCTTCATCGGCGCCTACATCACCTTCGTCGTCTTCGCCTGGCGCGAGCATGGCGACTACGAGATCCCCGCCAGCGAGGTCGAGCGCATCGACCGCGACGGCAAGGCGGCGCAGCTTGCCTGGATACGCAGACGGGAGCGCGTGGCATGA
- the cyoA gene encoding ubiquinol oxidase subunit II, producing MFSLGRPRQGRPLFWIAATATLSGCAGGVLDPQGPIGAGNRTILLNSLAVMLVIVIPTLVALLAFAWMFRASNRNARYDPGFTYSGRIELIVWSIPTLTILFLGGLIYYGSYHLDPRKPIASSQPPLDIQVVALDWKWLFLYPDQGVGTVNQLVIPAGVPVRFKLTSASVMNTFFVPQLGSMIYVMNGMQTEVNLQADREGDYLGLSAHFSGDGFSDMNFRVRAVPPDAFAGWASSLHSGGGVLNASAYRDLARQSIHVPPSSFGHIQPGLFEAVVRQALPPGPGPAETAAGEAQVSPKAEPKAGTPPAAQQPKVGG from the coding sequence GTGTTTTCGCTCGGTAGACCCAGGCAAGGCCGCCCGCTCTTCTGGATAGCCGCGACGGCAACGCTCTCCGGCTGCGCGGGCGGCGTGCTCGACCCGCAAGGCCCGATCGGCGCGGGCAACCGCACGATCCTGCTCAACTCGCTGGCGGTCATGCTGGTCATCGTCATCCCGACGCTGGTGGCGCTGCTCGCCTTTGCCTGGATGTTCCGCGCCTCCAACCGCAACGCCCGCTACGATCCGGGCTTCACCTATTCGGGCCGCATCGAGCTGATCGTCTGGTCGATCCCGACGCTCACCATCCTCTTCCTTGGCGGGCTGATCTACTACGGCTCCTACCATCTCGATCCGCGCAAGCCGATCGCCTCCAGCCAGCCGCCGCTCGACATCCAGGTGGTGGCGCTCGACTGGAAGTGGCTCTTCCTCTACCCCGACCAGGGCGTCGGAACGGTGAACCAGCTGGTCATCCCGGCCGGCGTTCCGGTGCGCTTCAAGCTGACCTCGGCCAGCGTGATGAACACCTTCTTCGTGCCGCAGCTCGGCAGCATGATCTATGTCATGAACGGCATGCAGACCGAGGTCAATCTGCAGGCCGACCGCGAGGGCGACTATCTCGGCCTGTCGGCGCATTTCAGCGGCGACGGGTTCTCGGACATGAACTTCCGCGTGCGCGCCGTCCCGCCCGACGCCTTCGCCGGCTGGGCCTCATCCCTGCACAGCGGCGGCGGCGTGCTCAACGCCAGCGCCTATCGCGACCTTGCCCGGCAAAGCATCCACGTGCCGCCATCCTCTTTCGGCCACATCCAGCCAGGCCTGTTCGAGGCGGTCGTGCGCCAGGCGCTGCCACCAGGCCCGGGACCGGCCGAGACCGCCGCCGGCGAGGCGCAGGTGAGCCCGAAGGCCGAGCCGAAGGCGGGAACGCCTCCCGCGGCCCAACAGCCCAAAGTGGGAGGATGA